A genomic region of Gadus macrocephalus chromosome 5, ASM3116895v1 contains the following coding sequences:
- the scaf8 gene encoding SR-related and CTD-associated factor 8 isoform X1, with product MEAVKSFNNELYSLNEYKPPISKAKMTNITKSGIKAIKFYKHVVQSVEKFVQKCKPEYKVPGLYVIDSIVRQSRHQFGMEKDVFAPRFSKNIIGTFQHLYRCPSDDKSKIVRVLNLWQKNAVFKSDIIQPLLDMAAGLPPPSVTPVMASSTAPANNATPGTPATPATPANIVQGLPDWASQISNTDTVAAVAQILQSPQGQQLQQLVQSLQMQQQKPQPSLLQALDAGLVVQLQALTAQLTAAATANSLNPLEQRVTSFNKKLLGQFDFGNDSDRSEDSKKDTSSQMPMVSDSINNSLFHQLAEQLQQQNLEQFQKQLMEHQQKSMSMEPQDSIFGPENPVPSVQSTSQPQLPEAEKLDDSMDNQQQDMDMDLDEGPDGMEEELFETEEKKAASTRSRTRSRSRSRSPKRRRSRSRSGSRKRKHRKRSRSRSRDRKRKSSRSYSSERRAREREKERQKKGLPPIRSRTLSVCSTTLWVGQVDKKATQQDLTNLFEEFGQIESINMIPPRGCAYICMVHRQDAYRARQKLSTGSFKIGSKVIKIAWALNKGVKQEYKQFWDVDLGVTYIPWEKVKLDDLDDFAEGGIIDQETVDDEWEAAKNAEPVKEPPSQAVSVEPVAAPIQTHAETYTQQVTMMPVQLPVPQAVSSAVGMVPPSFPVSMGMPPPGYGPPPPFIRAGFNASQPPPGFMTGAQTPGMSSNTCKYSRISRDRNGHHVVVQPVKPIFTCAFTVQSSMTSGQDNVKDSLYGGMIPPTSNISGNYMPPGLPGTGVFNPLGVPQHSANDKGHQSADAMESAAELALQGMQNAVRSGMGLLGMHPGTPLGHPLHPAGLSGQRMPGLLPMDMRPNLLQPGAAARFPLLLQQSLNQQASSILEASLQAQARARAPFAQMDPFGRGLNPPSDGLPKAEEKSGADEGKDQDYRFPPPEKQSTGLLRTPPPEQRDGPGSGAGGGGGGGGGSGGQGPGGPRPALLQTPGTPGPRSSLVGRLQALAGFTPDSRWGQTRGDFDERDSMRGPPPQALGGPPAPGGPKGFPEERPSPGQNFPSRFEGRPSTPAAAAGSAGNSGSAGAAQPWSRGAAVAPPAAAAPFESDLHQDLDERRRPWDRQRDRDERDFDFRREVNGNRHGRDRDRERDRDRERDTRDTRDTRERDTRDRGRERPRERERDRDKERERERGGWTPLLPLPTPLLPTPSLNPNLALNQGKMLAPLKLNPQLQTRFQSMLLPQTPGKLPLPPQLNPSLLGSPPKTPPPALNRGALAAPRADSPSPPQTLCQAKSLAPARSPPLARSPSPPPAHSPAPAHSPPQAQSPAPAHSPAQSPPPAQSPAETKALSPATEAAPASPRPVTPQPQTPPSLRSPTPDSVQSPPERAASPQVDSPPEASSPLAISPYHSPDACLPAPGSPGQSPDSLEEQDEPGSPPASPPGRASPPQARWANGLAMDPFCVADPTPEASPDISHQGAPSPSLSHSPNLVISPGGPRSSPEDAPSDPEDDDAEEEAPTPPPPEQQQKGPLASPQHVDNEQSDAVEGAASQPVLDTDTDTEGT from the exons TTTTACAAGCATGTTGTGCAGAGCGTGGAGAAGTTCGTACAGAAG TGCAAACCAGAATACAAGGTGCCCGGGCTGTACGTTATCGACTCCATTGTCAGACAGTCGCGGCACCAGTTTGGCATGGAGAAGGACGTGTTCGCCCCGCGCTTCAGCAAGAACATCATCGGCACCTTCCAGCACCTTTACCGCTGTCCCTCGGATGACAAG AGTAAGATAGTGCGAGTCCTCAACCTGTGGCAGAAGAATGCCGTGTTCAAGAGCGACATCATCCAGCCCCTGTTGGACATGGCGGCAGGGCTGCCCCCGCCCAGCGTCACCCCGGTCATGGCCAGCAGCACGGCGCCGGCCAACAACGCCACACCCG GTACCCCAGCCACCCCGGCCACCCCCGCCAACATAGTCCAGGGTCTGCCGGACTGGGCCTCTCAGATCTCCAACACAGACACCGTGGCTGCCGTCGCCCAGATCCTCCAGAGTCCCCAGGGACAACAG ctgcagcagctggtGCAGAGTCTGcagatgcagcagcagaagcccCAGCCGTCCCTGCTGCAGGCGCTCGACGCGGGCCTGGTGGTCCAGCTGCAGGCGCTCACGGCCCAGCTCacggccgccgccaccgccaacaGCCTCAACCCCCTGGAGCAGAGGGTGACTTCTTTTAACAAG AAACTTTTGGGCCAGTTCGACTTCGGGAATGACTCGGACCGCAGTGAAGATTCCAAAAAGGACACTTCATCTCAGAT GCCCATGGTGTCGGACTCCATCAACAACTCCCTGTTCCATCAGCTGGccgagcagctgcagcagcagaaccTGGAGCAGTTCCAGAAACAGCTAATGGAGCACCAGCAGAAG TCCATGAGCATGGAGCCGCAGGACTCCATCTTTGGGCCGGAGAACCCGGTGCCTTCTGTCCAGAGCACTAGCCAGCCACAGCTCCCCGAGGCAGAGAAACTAGACGACTCCATGGACAACCAGCAACAG GACATGGACATGGATCTGGACGAGGGCCCAGATGGAATGGAGGAGGAGCTCTTTGAGACGGAAGAGAAGAAGGCTGCGAGCACTCGCTCCAGGACGCGCTCCCGGTCACGCTCCAG GTCTCCAAAGAGGAGGCGCTCTCGCTCGCGCTCCGGCTCTCGGAAACGGAAGCACCGCAAGCGCTCGCGGTCGCGCTCCAGGGACCGCAAGAGGAAGTCGTCTCGCTCCTACTCCAGCGAGAGACGCGCCCGCGAGCGGGAAAAAGAGAGGCAGAAGAAGGGCCTTCCCCCGATACGCTCCAGGACCCTCAGCG TGTGCAGCACGACTCTGTGGGTTGGCCAAGTGGACAAGAAGGCCACTCAGCAAGACCTGACCAACCTGTTTGAGGAGTTTGGCCAAATCGAGTCCATCAAC ATGATCCCCCCCAGAGGCTGTGCCTACATCTGCATGGTCCACCGGCAGGACGCCTACCGCGCCCGCCAGAAGCTCAGCACCGGCTCCTTTAAGATCGGCTCCAAGGTCATCAAG ATTGCCTGGGCGCTGAACAAAGGCGTGAAGCAGGAGTACAAGCAGTTCTGGGACGTGGACCTGGGGGTCACCTACATACCCTGGGAGAAGGTGAAGCTGGACGACCTGGACGACTTCGCAGAGGGCGGCATAATCGACCAGGAGACGGTCGACGATG AGTGGGAGGCGGCCAAGAACGCGGAGCCTGTCAAGGAGCCCCCGAGCCAGGCCGTGAGTGTGGAGCCCGTGGCTGCTCCGATCCAAACCCACGCCGAGACCTACACCCAACAGGTCACCATGATGCCTGTTCAG CTGCCAGTGCCCCAAGCTGTTTCCAGTGCAGTGGGCATGGTGCCTCCATCCTTCCCCGTCTCCATGGGGATGCCGCCACCTGGCTATGGACCCCCACCACCCTTCATCCGAGCGGGCTTCAATGCCTCTCAGCCTCCCCCAG GCTTCATGACTGGAGCTCAGACACCAGGCATGTCCTCAAATACATGTAAGTATTCCCGAATATCGCGTGATAGAAACGGGCATCACGTTGTTGTTCAGCCGGTGAAGCCCATCTTTACTTGTGCCTTTACAGTGCAGTCGTCGATGACCTCCGGCCAGGATAATGTCAAGGACTCTCTGTATGGAGGCATGATCCCCCCCACCAGCAACATCTCAGGCAACTACATGCCCCCGGGCCTCCCCGGTACGGGCGTCTTCAACCCTCTGGGGGTCCCTCAACACAGTGCCAACGACAAAGGACATCAGTCGGCCGACGCCATGGAGTCCGCAGCAGAACTCGCCCTGCAAG GCATGCAGAACGCGGTGCGCAGCGGAATGGGTTTGTTGGGCATGCACCCGGGCACCCCCCTGGGCCACCCCCTGCACCCCGCGGGCCTGTCCGGACAGCGGATGCCCGGCCTGCTCCCCATGGACATGCGTCCCAACCTCCTGCAGCCCGGGGCGGCCGCCCGCTtccccctgctgctgcagcagagcctgaaCCAGCAGGCCAGCAGCATCCTAGAGGCCTccctccaggcccaggcccGCGCCAGGGCCCCCTTCGCCCAGATGGACCCCTTCGGCAGGGGCCTCAACCCGCCCAGCGACGGCCTGCCCAAGGCCGAGGAGAAGTCCGGGGCTGACGAGGGCAAGGACCAGGACTACCGCTTCCCCCCGCCGGAGAAGCAGAGCACCGGCCTCCTGAGGACCCCTCCCCCGGAGCAGCGCGATGGCCCGGGCAGCGgcgccggagggggggggggcggcggcggtgggagCGGAGGCCAGGGACCAGGGGGACCCAGGCCCGCCCTGCTCCAGACCCCAGGGACCCCGGGCCCCAGGTCCAGCCTGGTGGGCCGCCTGCAGGCCCTCGCGGGCTTCACCCCAGACAGCCGCTGGGGCCAGACCAGAGGGGACTTTGACGAGCGTGACAGCATGCGGGGTCCCCCCCCGCAGGCCCTGGGAGGCCCGCCGGCCCCCGGAGGGCCCAAGGGCTTCCCGGAGGAACGTCCGAGCCCGGGCCAGAACTTCCCCAGCCGCTTCGAGGGCCGCCCCAGTAcaccggccgccgccgccggctccGCTGGGAACTCCGGGTCGGCGGGCGCCGCCCAGCCCTGGAGCCGCGGAGCCGCCGTCGCCCCCCCGGCGGCCGCCGCGCCCTTCGAGAGCGACCTTCACCAGGACCTGGACGAACGCCGGCGCCCGTGGGACCGGCAGCGTGACCGAGACGAAAGAGACTTCGACTTCAGGAGGGAGGTGAACGGGAACCGCCACGGCCGCGACAGAGATCGGGAGCGGGAccgggacagggagagagacaccagagacaccagagacacccgagagagagacaccagagaccgGGGCCGCGAGCGCCCCAGGGAGCGCGAGCGGGACCGggacaaagagagggagcgtGAGCGCGGGGGGTGGACGCCTCTCTTGCCCCTGCCGACGCCCCTGCTCCCCACCCCGTCCCTCAACCCCAACCTGGCCCTGAACCAGGGCAAGATGCTGGCGCCCCTCAAACTCAACCCCCAGCTCCAGACGAGGTTCCAGTCCATGCTCCTTCCCCAGACTCCTGGCAAGCTGCCTCTGCCCCCGCAGCTCAACCCCTCACTGCTCGGGAGTCCCCCCAAGACACCCCCTCCGGCACTGAACCGGGGCGCCCTGGCCGCACCCCGGGCTGACAGCCCCAGCCCACCTCAGACTCTCTGCCAGGCCAAGTCCCTCGCCCCGGCCCGGTCCCCTCCCCTGGCCCggtccccttcccctcccccagcccatTCCCCAGCCCCCGCCCATTCCCCACCTCAAGCCCAGTCCCCCGCCCCAGCCCACTCCCCAGCCCagtccccccctccagcccagtCGCCAGCAGAGACCAAGGCCCTGAGCCCGGCCACCGAGGCAGCGCCAGCGTCCCCTAGGCCTGTGACCCCTCAGCCCCAGACCCCTCCGTCTCTACGGTCCCCTACTCCAGATTCGGTCCAGTCGCCCCCGGAGCGAGCGGCCTCCCCTCAGGTAGACTCGCCCCCAGAGGCGTCCTCCCCGCTCGCCATCTCGCCGTACCACTCCCCGGACGCCTGCCTACCAGCCCCCGGCTCCCCCGGTCAGAGCCCCGACTCtctggaggagcaggacgagcCCGGCAGCCCGCCGGCGTCGCCCCCGGGGAGAGCCTCCCCGCCCCAGGCCCGCTGGGCCAACGGGCTCGCCATGGACCCCTTCTGCGTGGCCGACCCCACGCCCGAGGCGTCCCCCGACATCTCGCACCAGGGGGCGCCGTCCCCTTCCCTGTCCCACTCCCCCAACCTCGTCATCTCCCCAGGCGGCCCGCGGTCCAGCCCCGAGGACGCCCCCAGCGACCCGGAGGACGACGACGCCGAGGAGGAAGCGCcgacaccgccgccgccggagcagcagcagaagggGCCGCTGGCCTCCCCTCAGCACGTAGACAATGAACAGAGTGATGCGGTGGAGGGAGCTGCGAGTCAGCCAGTGCTagacactgacacagacactgaGGGGACATAA
- the scaf8 gene encoding SR-related and CTD-associated factor 8 isoform X2 produces the protein MEAVKSFNNELYSLNEYKPPISKAKMTNITKSGIKAIKFYKHVVQSVEKFVQKCKPEYKVPGLYVIDSIVRQSRHQFGMEKDVFAPRFSKNIIGTFQHLYRCPSDDKSKIVRVLNLWQKNAVFKSDIIQPLLDMAAGLPPPSVTPVMASSTAPANNATPGTPATPATPANIVQGLPDWASQISNTDTVAAVAQILQSPQGQQLQQLVQSLQMQQQKPQPSLLQALDAGLVVQLQALTAQLTAAATANSLNPLEQRVTSFNKKLLGQFDFGNDSDRSEDSKKDTSSQMPMVSDSINNSLFHQLAEQLQQQNLEQFQKQLMEHQQKSMSMEPQDSIFGPENPVPSVQSTSQPQLPEAEKLDDSMDNQQQDMDMDLDEGPDGMEEELFETEEKKAASTRSRTRSRSRSRSPKRRRSRSRSGSRKRKHRKRSRSRSRDRKRKSSRSYSSERRAREREKERQKKGLPPIRSRTLSVCSTTLWVGQVDKKATQQDLTNLFEEFGQIESINMIPPRGCAYICMVHRQDAYRARQKLSTGSFKIGSKVIKIAWALNKGVKQEYKQFWDVDLGVTYIPWEKVKLDDLDDFAEGGIIDQETVDDEWEAAKNAEPVKEPPSQAVSVEPVAAPIQTHAETYTQQVTMMPVQLPVPQAVSSAVGMVPPSFPVSMGMPPPGYGPPPPFIRAGFNASQPPPGFMTGAQTPGMSSNTLQSSMTSGQDNVKDSLYGGMIPPTSNISGNYMPPGLPGTGVFNPLGVPQHSANDKGHQSADAMESAAELALQGMQNAVRSGMGLLGMHPGTPLGHPLHPAGLSGQRMPGLLPMDMRPNLLQPGAAARFPLLLQQSLNQQASSILEASLQAQARARAPFAQMDPFGRGLNPPSDGLPKAEEKSGADEGKDQDYRFPPPEKQSTGLLRTPPPEQRDGPGSGAGGGGGGGGGSGGQGPGGPRPALLQTPGTPGPRSSLVGRLQALAGFTPDSRWGQTRGDFDERDSMRGPPPQALGGPPAPGGPKGFPEERPSPGQNFPSRFEGRPSTPAAAAGSAGNSGSAGAAQPWSRGAAVAPPAAAAPFESDLHQDLDERRRPWDRQRDRDERDFDFRREVNGNRHGRDRDRERDRDRERDTRDTRDTRERDTRDRGRERPRERERDRDKERERERGGWTPLLPLPTPLLPTPSLNPNLALNQGKMLAPLKLNPQLQTRFQSMLLPQTPGKLPLPPQLNPSLLGSPPKTPPPALNRGALAAPRADSPSPPQTLCQAKSLAPARSPPLARSPSPPPAHSPAPAHSPPQAQSPAPAHSPAQSPPPAQSPAETKALSPATEAAPASPRPVTPQPQTPPSLRSPTPDSVQSPPERAASPQVDSPPEASSPLAISPYHSPDACLPAPGSPGQSPDSLEEQDEPGSPPASPPGRASPPQARWANGLAMDPFCVADPTPEASPDISHQGAPSPSLSHSPNLVISPGGPRSSPEDAPSDPEDDDAEEEAPTPPPPEQQQKGPLASPQHVDNEQSDAVEGAASQPVLDTDTDTEGT, from the exons TTTTACAAGCATGTTGTGCAGAGCGTGGAGAAGTTCGTACAGAAG TGCAAACCAGAATACAAGGTGCCCGGGCTGTACGTTATCGACTCCATTGTCAGACAGTCGCGGCACCAGTTTGGCATGGAGAAGGACGTGTTCGCCCCGCGCTTCAGCAAGAACATCATCGGCACCTTCCAGCACCTTTACCGCTGTCCCTCGGATGACAAG AGTAAGATAGTGCGAGTCCTCAACCTGTGGCAGAAGAATGCCGTGTTCAAGAGCGACATCATCCAGCCCCTGTTGGACATGGCGGCAGGGCTGCCCCCGCCCAGCGTCACCCCGGTCATGGCCAGCAGCACGGCGCCGGCCAACAACGCCACACCCG GTACCCCAGCCACCCCGGCCACCCCCGCCAACATAGTCCAGGGTCTGCCGGACTGGGCCTCTCAGATCTCCAACACAGACACCGTGGCTGCCGTCGCCCAGATCCTCCAGAGTCCCCAGGGACAACAG ctgcagcagctggtGCAGAGTCTGcagatgcagcagcagaagcccCAGCCGTCCCTGCTGCAGGCGCTCGACGCGGGCCTGGTGGTCCAGCTGCAGGCGCTCACGGCCCAGCTCacggccgccgccaccgccaacaGCCTCAACCCCCTGGAGCAGAGGGTGACTTCTTTTAACAAG AAACTTTTGGGCCAGTTCGACTTCGGGAATGACTCGGACCGCAGTGAAGATTCCAAAAAGGACACTTCATCTCAGAT GCCCATGGTGTCGGACTCCATCAACAACTCCCTGTTCCATCAGCTGGccgagcagctgcagcagcagaaccTGGAGCAGTTCCAGAAACAGCTAATGGAGCACCAGCAGAAG TCCATGAGCATGGAGCCGCAGGACTCCATCTTTGGGCCGGAGAACCCGGTGCCTTCTGTCCAGAGCACTAGCCAGCCACAGCTCCCCGAGGCAGAGAAACTAGACGACTCCATGGACAACCAGCAACAG GACATGGACATGGATCTGGACGAGGGCCCAGATGGAATGGAGGAGGAGCTCTTTGAGACGGAAGAGAAGAAGGCTGCGAGCACTCGCTCCAGGACGCGCTCCCGGTCACGCTCCAG GTCTCCAAAGAGGAGGCGCTCTCGCTCGCGCTCCGGCTCTCGGAAACGGAAGCACCGCAAGCGCTCGCGGTCGCGCTCCAGGGACCGCAAGAGGAAGTCGTCTCGCTCCTACTCCAGCGAGAGACGCGCCCGCGAGCGGGAAAAAGAGAGGCAGAAGAAGGGCCTTCCCCCGATACGCTCCAGGACCCTCAGCG TGTGCAGCACGACTCTGTGGGTTGGCCAAGTGGACAAGAAGGCCACTCAGCAAGACCTGACCAACCTGTTTGAGGAGTTTGGCCAAATCGAGTCCATCAAC ATGATCCCCCCCAGAGGCTGTGCCTACATCTGCATGGTCCACCGGCAGGACGCCTACCGCGCCCGCCAGAAGCTCAGCACCGGCTCCTTTAAGATCGGCTCCAAGGTCATCAAG ATTGCCTGGGCGCTGAACAAAGGCGTGAAGCAGGAGTACAAGCAGTTCTGGGACGTGGACCTGGGGGTCACCTACATACCCTGGGAGAAGGTGAAGCTGGACGACCTGGACGACTTCGCAGAGGGCGGCATAATCGACCAGGAGACGGTCGACGATG AGTGGGAGGCGGCCAAGAACGCGGAGCCTGTCAAGGAGCCCCCGAGCCAGGCCGTGAGTGTGGAGCCCGTGGCTGCTCCGATCCAAACCCACGCCGAGACCTACACCCAACAGGTCACCATGATGCCTGTTCAG CTGCCAGTGCCCCAAGCTGTTTCCAGTGCAGTGGGCATGGTGCCTCCATCCTTCCCCGTCTCCATGGGGATGCCGCCACCTGGCTATGGACCCCCACCACCCTTCATCCGAGCGGGCTTCAATGCCTCTCAGCCTCCCCCAG GCTTCATGACTGGAGCTCAGACACCAGGCATGTCCTCAAATACAT TGCAGTCGTCGATGACCTCCGGCCAGGATAATGTCAAGGACTCTCTGTATGGAGGCATGATCCCCCCCACCAGCAACATCTCAGGCAACTACATGCCCCCGGGCCTCCCCGGTACGGGCGTCTTCAACCCTCTGGGGGTCCCTCAACACAGTGCCAACGACAAAGGACATCAGTCGGCCGACGCCATGGAGTCCGCAGCAGAACTCGCCCTGCAAG GCATGCAGAACGCGGTGCGCAGCGGAATGGGTTTGTTGGGCATGCACCCGGGCACCCCCCTGGGCCACCCCCTGCACCCCGCGGGCCTGTCCGGACAGCGGATGCCCGGCCTGCTCCCCATGGACATGCGTCCCAACCTCCTGCAGCCCGGGGCGGCCGCCCGCTtccccctgctgctgcagcagagcctgaaCCAGCAGGCCAGCAGCATCCTAGAGGCCTccctccaggcccaggcccGCGCCAGGGCCCCCTTCGCCCAGATGGACCCCTTCGGCAGGGGCCTCAACCCGCCCAGCGACGGCCTGCCCAAGGCCGAGGAGAAGTCCGGGGCTGACGAGGGCAAGGACCAGGACTACCGCTTCCCCCCGCCGGAGAAGCAGAGCACCGGCCTCCTGAGGACCCCTCCCCCGGAGCAGCGCGATGGCCCGGGCAGCGgcgccggagggggggggggcggcggcggtgggagCGGAGGCCAGGGACCAGGGGGACCCAGGCCCGCCCTGCTCCAGACCCCAGGGACCCCGGGCCCCAGGTCCAGCCTGGTGGGCCGCCTGCAGGCCCTCGCGGGCTTCACCCCAGACAGCCGCTGGGGCCAGACCAGAGGGGACTTTGACGAGCGTGACAGCATGCGGGGTCCCCCCCCGCAGGCCCTGGGAGGCCCGCCGGCCCCCGGAGGGCCCAAGGGCTTCCCGGAGGAACGTCCGAGCCCGGGCCAGAACTTCCCCAGCCGCTTCGAGGGCCGCCCCAGTAcaccggccgccgccgccggctccGCTGGGAACTCCGGGTCGGCGGGCGCCGCCCAGCCCTGGAGCCGCGGAGCCGCCGTCGCCCCCCCGGCGGCCGCCGCGCCCTTCGAGAGCGACCTTCACCAGGACCTGGACGAACGCCGGCGCCCGTGGGACCGGCAGCGTGACCGAGACGAAAGAGACTTCGACTTCAGGAGGGAGGTGAACGGGAACCGCCACGGCCGCGACAGAGATCGGGAGCGGGAccgggacagggagagagacaccagagacaccagagacacccgagagagagacaccagagaccgGGGCCGCGAGCGCCCCAGGGAGCGCGAGCGGGACCGggacaaagagagggagcgtGAGCGCGGGGGGTGGACGCCTCTCTTGCCCCTGCCGACGCCCCTGCTCCCCACCCCGTCCCTCAACCCCAACCTGGCCCTGAACCAGGGCAAGATGCTGGCGCCCCTCAAACTCAACCCCCAGCTCCAGACGAGGTTCCAGTCCATGCTCCTTCCCCAGACTCCTGGCAAGCTGCCTCTGCCCCCGCAGCTCAACCCCTCACTGCTCGGGAGTCCCCCCAAGACACCCCCTCCGGCACTGAACCGGGGCGCCCTGGCCGCACCCCGGGCTGACAGCCCCAGCCCACCTCAGACTCTCTGCCAGGCCAAGTCCCTCGCCCCGGCCCGGTCCCCTCCCCTGGCCCggtccccttcccctcccccagcccatTCCCCAGCCCCCGCCCATTCCCCACCTCAAGCCCAGTCCCCCGCCCCAGCCCACTCCCCAGCCCagtccccccctccagcccagtCGCCAGCAGAGACCAAGGCCCTGAGCCCGGCCACCGAGGCAGCGCCAGCGTCCCCTAGGCCTGTGACCCCTCAGCCCCAGACCCCTCCGTCTCTACGGTCCCCTACTCCAGATTCGGTCCAGTCGCCCCCGGAGCGAGCGGCCTCCCCTCAGGTAGACTCGCCCCCAGAGGCGTCCTCCCCGCTCGCCATCTCGCCGTACCACTCCCCGGACGCCTGCCTACCAGCCCCCGGCTCCCCCGGTCAGAGCCCCGACTCtctggaggagcaggacgagcCCGGCAGCCCGCCGGCGTCGCCCCCGGGGAGAGCCTCCCCGCCCCAGGCCCGCTGGGCCAACGGGCTCGCCATGGACCCCTTCTGCGTGGCCGACCCCACGCCCGAGGCGTCCCCCGACATCTCGCACCAGGGGGCGCCGTCCCCTTCCCTGTCCCACTCCCCCAACCTCGTCATCTCCCCAGGCGGCCCGCGGTCCAGCCCCGAGGACGCCCCCAGCGACCCGGAGGACGACGACGCCGAGGAGGAAGCGCcgacaccgccgccgccggagcagcagcagaagggGCCGCTGGCCTCCCCTCAGCACGTAGACAATGAACAGAGTGATGCGGTGGAGGGAGCTGCGAGTCAGCCAGTGCTagacactgacacagacactgaGGGGACATAA